In Synechococcus sp. Nb3U1, one DNA window encodes the following:
- a CDS encoding glycosyltransferase family 39 protein encodes MNEEPQAIRIPSGLLALLAGLPLLLLVIWNVTDPIPPAWDEAQHLLQAQAFGAHLQRFRWDPLWWDQFLHLNQRYPPLTYWLGIPLAVWHPFSRADGQLLNLLALGILAGVTQRIGWRAYSSRGIGWLGAGLLLLYPGITSLAHVYMLELVLVLTVTLAFWAMLSYWQDPSWKAGVGVGAAVAAVLLTKWTGVLFLVLPLGALVGRALLRGRKGKGWHRGCVRLRPTGIPLAEMGLGMGVTLLLCWPWYGANWLFVLSNGFGYTSTAHYYITCAAGSLCWWTSYLRLLPQQMGPVLCGLPLLTLWPWGWNPSLGVRALSSSVKAFFRAAALGSPSGAKRHAPRHRWRHQGVAALWATYGSGYLLYTLVDIKDVRFTLPLLPLLAVLSAGGIQQAGQWLQERSHASPLCQRLHRAWPWFGLGLGSLALWSFGQPLTPGVAPLWTGIQMQWQGQHPEQELTDWIRSLVQPGLTTTLGVLPNTELISPETLTYLASLHNWPLTFRAAGQTPWPELELSLLDGFVDAEGEMGIIGPYGPAKAQIRHSLNQSPEWRAEPLVHLPSVGNVRTYLSRLERVKLQDLPDGAVEVELKQILPRLDLGIPAWQLHWQGSARDLAQTLVWAELEDEEGQVLAEGAWVLGQTRLQPNQVGTWAVNEIFTLPTEASGNGTLHLTWQPPQGIWQHRSQPWPGGIQGTLTKGSQWLRDPLIPLRSAADAAAHGNLEGLSLYLNAWTTLQYPTFLTDPDRALTGKLLQGEWQRATQRGDLARQIQSHYQQGLMLVALLQPDSAQAHFQQIVELDPEDNWARAYLAFLRVLFTHKVEGWAGLQAELVYLVQPLCQAGDPELTLAWVCSLLPSFASAAPWRGTSSSI; translated from the coding sequence ATGAATGAAGAGCCGCAGGCAATCCGGATCCCGTCGGGGCTGTTGGCCCTGCTGGCTGGGCTGCCTTTGCTCCTGCTGGTGATTTGGAATGTGACCGATCCGATCCCCCCCGCTTGGGATGAGGCTCAACATCTGTTGCAGGCACAAGCCTTTGGTGCTCATTTGCAGCGCTTTCGCTGGGATCCCCTCTGGTGGGATCAATTTTTGCACTTGAACCAGCGCTACCCGCCGTTGACCTATTGGTTGGGGATCCCGTTGGCAGTATGGCATCCCTTCAGTCGGGCGGATGGGCAGTTGCTCAACCTGCTGGCGTTGGGGATCCTGGCTGGAGTGACGCAGCGAATCGGCTGGCGGGCCTATTCCTCGAGGGGGATCGGTTGGCTGGGGGCAGGGTTGCTGCTCCTGTATCCGGGGATCACCTCTCTAGCCCACGTGTATATGTTGGAGCTGGTGCTGGTGTTGACCGTGACACTGGCCTTTTGGGCAATGCTCAGTTACTGGCAGGATCCTTCCTGGAAGGCGGGGGTAGGGGTAGGGGCGGCGGTGGCGGCGGTGCTGTTGACGAAGTGGACGGGGGTGTTGTTTTTGGTACTCCCCTTGGGGGCGTTGGTGGGTCGAGCTTTGCTGAGGGGGCGAAAGGGGAAAGGGTGGCATAGAGGGTGCGTCAGGCTCCGGCCCACAGGGATCCCTTTGGCAGAAATGGGACTGGGTATGGGGGTAACGCTGCTGCTCTGCTGGCCTTGGTACGGAGCCAATTGGCTGTTTGTGCTCAGCAATGGGTTTGGCTATACCAGCACCGCCCACTACTACATCACCTGTGCCGCCGGATCCCTGTGTTGGTGGACAAGTTACCTGCGCCTGTTGCCACAACAGATGGGCCCGGTTTTATGTGGGTTACCGCTGTTGACGCTGTGGCCTTGGGGATGGAATCCCTCTCTGGGGGTGAGAGCATTGAGCAGTTCTGTAAAAGCTTTCTTCAGGGCTGCTGCCTTAGGATCTCCCTCAGGAGCCAAACGCCATGCGCCAAGGCACCGCTGGCGCCATCAGGGGGTGGCGGCGCTATGGGCCACCTATGGGTCGGGCTACTTGCTTTACACACTGGTGGATATTAAAGATGTTCGCTTCACCTTACCTCTGTTGCCTCTACTGGCGGTGCTCTCGGCGGGCGGGATCCAGCAGGCTGGGCAATGGTTACAGGAGCGCTCACACGCTTCACCCCTGTGCCAGCGTCTGCATCGAGCCTGGCCTTGGTTTGGGCTGGGGTTGGGATCCCTGGCTTTGTGGAGCTTTGGGCAACCCTTGACGCCGGGGGTTGCTCCCTTGTGGACGGGGATACAGATGCAATGGCAGGGGCAGCACCCCGAGCAAGAGCTGACGGATTGGATCAGGTCTTTGGTGCAGCCGGGGCTAACCACTACCCTGGGGGTTCTTCCTAATACAGAACTCATCTCCCCTGAAACCCTCACCTATCTGGCCAGTCTGCACAACTGGCCCCTGACTTTTCGCGCTGCCGGACAAACCCCTTGGCCAGAGCTGGAGCTGTCGTTGCTGGATGGGTTTGTCGATGCTGAAGGAGAGATGGGGATCATCGGCCCCTACGGCCCGGCCAAAGCCCAAATTCGCCATAGCCTGAACCAGAGCCCGGAGTGGCGTGCCGAGCCGCTTGTGCATCTCCCCTCTGTGGGTAACGTGCGAACCTATCTTTCCAGATTGGAACGGGTGAAGCTCCAGGATCTGCCCGACGGGGCGGTGGAGGTGGAACTGAAGCAGATCCTCCCCCGGCTCGATTTGGGGATCCCGGCTTGGCAATTGCACTGGCAAGGCTCAGCAAGGGATTTGGCGCAAACGCTGGTGTGGGCAGAACTGGAGGATGAAGAAGGGCAAGTTTTGGCTGAAGGAGCTTGGGTGCTGGGGCAAACTCGTCTGCAACCGAACCAAGTGGGCACTTGGGCTGTGAATGAGATTTTCACCTTGCCCACAGAAGCCTCTGGGAATGGGACTTTGCACCTCACCTGGCAACCGCCGCAAGGGATCTGGCAACATCGGAGCCAGCCTTGGCCGGGAGGAATCCAGGGCACATTGACCAAGGGATCCCAATGGTTACGGGATCCCCTCATTCCGCTGCGATCGGCTGCTGATGCGGCTGCCCATGGCAATTTGGAGGGGTTATCCCTCTACCTGAATGCCTGGACAACCCTGCAGTACCCGACTTTTCTGACGGATCCCGATCGCGCCCTGACCGGCAAGTTGTTGCAGGGAGAATGGCAACGGGCCACCCAGCGAGGGGATTTAGCCCGGCAAATTCAAAGCCACTACCAACAGGGGTTGATGCTGGTGGCGCTCCTACAACCAGACTCCGCCCAGGCTCACTTTCAACAGATTGTAGAGTTGGATCCTGAGGATAATTGGGCACGGGCTTATCTGGCGTTTTTGCGGGTGCTCTTTACCCATAAGGTTGAGGGCTGGGCAGGATTACAAGCGGAATTGGTGTATTTGGTGCAGCCATTGTGTCAAGCAGGAGATCCGGAGCTGACCTTAGCTTGGGTTTGCTCTCTTTTGCCATCGTTCGCATCAGCAGCGCCTTGGCGCGGTACATCCAGCTCCATCTGA
- a CDS encoding LysR family transcriptional regulator, translating to MKAITLHQLQIFEVAARHLSFTRAAEELYLTQPTISMQIKQLSKAVGLPLFEQVGKRLYLTEAGQALHQTCGKIFEQLDQFEMTLADLKGLKQGRLSIGVVTTAKYFIPRLLGPFCQQYPGIDVALKVINRQQVLDRIAHNMDDLYVMGMPPEDLDVVARPFLENPLMVMAPIHHPLVGEKRIPLERIAQEPFLAREPGSGTRMAVQRLFDKHNLTLNIRMELGSSEAIRQGIVGGLGISVLSQHVLALGGWQHHLAILDVEEFPIYGSWYLVYLRSKRLSVVAGAFADFLLSEVSQMEISQMELDVPRQGAADANDGKREQTQAKVSSGSPA from the coding sequence ATGAAGGCCATCACCCTGCATCAACTGCAAATCTTTGAGGTGGCTGCCCGTCATCTCAGCTTTACCCGTGCTGCCGAAGAGCTGTATCTGACCCAGCCCACTATCTCTATGCAGATCAAGCAACTGAGTAAGGCAGTAGGGCTGCCTTTGTTTGAACAGGTGGGCAAGCGGCTCTACTTGACCGAGGCCGGACAGGCCTTACACCAAACCTGTGGCAAGATTTTTGAGCAGCTGGATCAATTTGAGATGACCCTTGCGGATCTAAAGGGCCTGAAACAAGGGCGCCTCAGCATCGGGGTTGTCACCACCGCCAAATACTTTATTCCACGTTTGTTAGGGCCTTTTTGCCAGCAGTACCCCGGCATCGATGTGGCCCTCAAGGTGATTAATCGTCAGCAGGTTCTGGATCGCATCGCCCACAACATGGACGACCTCTACGTCATGGGGATGCCGCCGGAAGATCTTGATGTTGTGGCTCGCCCATTTCTAGAAAATCCGTTGATGGTGATGGCCCCGATTCATCATCCTCTGGTGGGAGAGAAGAGGATCCCCTTAGAACGCATCGCCCAAGAGCCTTTTTTAGCCCGCGAACCCGGATCTGGCACTCGAATGGCGGTGCAGCGGCTGTTTGACAAGCACAACCTGACGCTAAATATCCGGATGGAATTGGGTAGCAGCGAAGCGATTCGCCAAGGCATTGTCGGCGGGCTAGGCATTTCCGTTTTGTCTCAGCATGTGTTGGCCCTGGGCGGTTGGCAACATCATTTGGCGATTTTGGATGTGGAGGAGTTTCCCATCTACGGCTCCTGGTATTTGGTTTACCTGCGCTCAAAACGTCTTTCTGTAGTTGCCGGGGCCTTCGCCGATTTTCTCCTGTCCGAAGTTTCTCAGATGGAAATTTCTCAGATGGAGCTGGATGTACCGCGCCAAGGCGCTGCTGATGCGAACGATGGCAAAAGAGAGCAAACCCAAGCTAAGGTCAGCTCCGGATCTCCTGCTTGA
- a CDS encoding TonB C-terminal domain-containing protein yields the protein MQTEDQPGLEGSHSADQDQDMAKAGIPNEWEEDPKRFPRLFALEGTTDIGSPPQQMGQAGDDHLSDSPQQSRSEEKRQQERRSLPWRLGLANLLSAGLHLLPIGLMGWQPGIPEEVEIISFQWVEVEAEPPPEPDFMAPISARASGISDLRDPYLSVRHSQVASPRDWFDFEVETSSSSSAVLPEVSAQSLTHRGQPLLPPPADIPEVPSPPRPLTPQHQQQFESALEDAVADHDWVEALQLTERWLDTLSLSSQQREPLQEYQQHLHSLLSTPADVGKPATFPDPPVVPPNSPVVSQPDASLSPSEAASPLESLPQPHLLAQAEPRPTPPAQDATWQNEQKESLSTLLPAPESLFQSQNQGSLNPKAEESGPPSLDVVADLDWGTYLAQLQEKVRQHWMVQRAAGSYLTVVQLRLDREGSLRELRLKTPSEDPLLDAAVLSAIQRSAPFAPLPEIYAGEELMLEIDVLSGSLEASPIQDPSAKL from the coding sequence GTGCAAACAGAGGATCAACCAGGGTTAGAGGGATCCCACTCTGCTGATCAAGACCAAGACATGGCCAAGGCCGGGATCCCAAACGAATGGGAGGAGGATCCCAAAAGATTTCCCAGACTTTTTGCTCTAGAAGGCACCACCGATATAGGTTCACCCCCACAGCAAATGGGGCAGGCAGGGGACGACCATCTCAGCGACTCTCCCCAACAGAGCCGCTCCGAGGAAAAACGACAACAAGAACGCCGTTCTCTGCCCTGGCGCTTGGGCTTGGCCAATCTCCTTTCGGCGGGGTTGCATCTTCTCCCCATCGGGCTTATGGGCTGGCAGCCGGGGATCCCAGAGGAGGTGGAGATCATTTCTTTTCAGTGGGTAGAGGTGGAAGCTGAGCCTCCCCCAGAACCGGATTTTATGGCCCCTATCTCTGCCCGTGCATCGGGAATCTCTGACCTACGGGATCCCTACCTATCGGTACGGCACTCGCAAGTGGCCAGCCCCAGAGACTGGTTTGATTTTGAAGTTGAGACAAGCTCCTCTTCATCAGCCGTTCTTCCTGAAGTTTCGGCCCAGTCTTTGACCCATCGAGGGCAGCCCCTCCTCCCTCCACCCGCAGATATCCCCGAAGTCCCCTCACCTCCACGCCCCCTCACGCCTCAGCACCAGCAACAGTTTGAATCCGCCTTAGAGGATGCCGTGGCTGATCACGATTGGGTGGAGGCCCTACAACTGACAGAAAGATGGCTGGATACACTGTCCCTATCTTCCCAACAACGAGAACCTCTGCAGGAGTATCAACAACATTTGCACAGCCTGCTCTCAACCCCAGCCGACGTTGGTAAACCTGCCACATTCCCAGATCCACCCGTAGTTCCCCCGAACTCGCCAGTGGTTTCTCAACCTGACGCAAGCCTCTCCCCCTCAGAAGCAGCCTCCCCCCTAGAGTCTCTCCCCCAACCGCATCTGCTGGCACAGGCAGAGCCCCGACCCACCCCACCAGCACAGGATGCCACTTGGCAAAACGAGCAAAAGGAATCCCTCAGCACGCTTTTGCCTGCCCCAGAAAGCCTTTTCCAATCCCAAAACCAGGGATCCCTAAACCCCAAAGCCGAAGAATCAGGCCCACCCAGCTTAGATGTTGTCGCCGATTTAGACTGGGGAACCTACCTAGCACAGCTGCAAGAGAAAGTTCGCCAACACTGGATGGTACAGCGAGCTGCTGGCTCCTACTTGACGGTGGTACAACTTCGCCTAGATCGAGAGGGATCCCTGCGGGAACTGCGCCTGAAAACCCCCTCGGAAGATCCCCTTTTGGATGCAGCCGTGCTCAGCGCCATTCAACGCTCAGCACCTTTTGCCCCGCTGCCTGAGATTTACGCTGGAGAAGAGTTAATGCTAGAAATTGATGTGCTAAGCGGATCCCTGGAGGCTAGCCCCATTCAGGATCCCAGCGCTAAACTTTGA
- a CDS encoding YccF domain-containing protein, with translation MSLIGNIIWLIFGGFLTALGYILGGLSLCLTIIGIPFGWQSIKLGFAVLTPFGREVVEYPDANSPLLLIFNVIWLLLFGWPLVLNHLFWALILAVTIIGIPFAKQHMKLIILSLLPFGRDLR, from the coding sequence ATGAGCTTAATTGGCAACATCATCTGGTTGATCTTCGGGGGCTTTCTAACGGCTCTGGGTTATATCTTGGGGGGATTAAGTCTTTGCCTGACGATCATTGGCATTCCTTTTGGTTGGCAGAGTATCAAGCTGGGATTCGCGGTGCTCACCCCCTTCGGTCGAGAGGTGGTGGAGTATCCCGATGCCAATAGCCCGTTGCTGCTGATCTTCAACGTGATCTGGCTGTTGCTGTTCGGCTGGCCCTTGGTGCTGAACCATCTATTTTGGGCCTTGATTTTGGCAGTCACCATTATCGGGATCCCGTTTGCCAAGCAGCATATGAAGTTGATCATCCTGTCGTTGTTGCCCTTTGGTCGGGATCTCCGCTGA
- a CDS encoding trypsin-like serine protease → MGLCLALTLSACGGGGSSRSLPPAPVLSTGRIEGSHFDDLNGNGLRDPGEPGLPGITTFLDLNGNGRLDAGEPSATSDASGNFRFFDLPPGTYRVTAILPPGRVFTTPRSGLGLEQIIGGTNAPAGAFPWMVALVFADRQDPFQGQFCGGSLITPEWVLTAAHCFFNNQGQQVVNTQNLDLLLGTNRLEVGAGQRIRAAQIVINPGYNPQLGEPGGNDIALVRLSQPISLATLPLVQPNQTNLTAPGTAATIIGWGATSRPAGQEPSGFPRDLQQATVPIVSNAECNAPQSYDGTILDSMLCAGFPQGGVDSCQADSGGPLIVPSGDGFALAGITSFGVGCAQPNFFGVYTRVSSFSGFVQSVIGSTPTPSPTPTVTPTPGATASFTVNLIGGEVVSGLNFGSRAQ, encoded by the coding sequence TTGGGGCTCTGTCTTGCCCTAACCTTGAGCGCCTGCGGCGGCGGCGGCTCCAGTCGCTCCCTCCCCCCTGCCCCTGTTCTCTCTACCGGACGCATTGAGGGATCCCATTTTGATGACTTGAACGGCAATGGTCTACGGGATCCGGGAGAGCCGGGGCTACCGGGCATTACCACCTTCCTGGACTTGAATGGCAATGGCCGCCTCGATGCGGGAGAACCAAGTGCAACCAGTGATGCCAGCGGCAATTTCCGCTTTTTTGACCTCCCCCCTGGCACCTATCGCGTCACCGCCATCTTGCCGCCGGGGCGGGTCTTTACCACACCGCGCTCTGGCTTAGGGCTAGAGCAAATTATTGGGGGCACCAACGCTCCCGCGGGGGCCTTTCCTTGGATGGTGGCCTTGGTGTTTGCAGATCGACAGGATCCGTTTCAGGGGCAGTTTTGTGGGGGATCCCTGATTACACCGGAATGGGTGCTCACAGCGGCCCATTGTTTCTTTAACAATCAAGGTCAGCAGGTGGTGAACACCCAAAATCTGGATCTGTTACTGGGCACCAACCGCCTAGAAGTTGGAGCCGGCCAGCGCATTCGTGCTGCTCAAATTGTCATCAACCCTGGCTACAACCCCCAACTGGGAGAACCAGGGGGCAACGATATCGCCCTAGTACGCCTGTCTCAGCCTATTTCCTTGGCTACCCTGCCTCTGGTGCAGCCGAACCAAACCAACCTAACAGCCCCCGGCACTGCCGCCACCATCATCGGCTGGGGAGCTACCTCTCGCCCTGCCGGTCAGGAACCCAGCGGTTTTCCCAGAGATTTGCAGCAAGCCACCGTTCCCATTGTGTCCAATGCAGAGTGCAACGCGCCACAATCCTACGATGGCACCATCCTTGACAGCATGTTGTGTGCCGGCTTTCCTCAAGGGGGAGTGGATTCTTGCCAGGCAGATAGCGGTGGTCCTTTGATCGTGCCTAGTGGTGATGGCTTTGCCCTGGCGGGGATCACCAGCTTTGGGGTCGGTTGTGCTCAGCCCAATTTCTTTGGGGTGTATACTCGTGTGTCCAGTTTCTCGGGTTTTGTACAGTCGGTGATTGGCAGCACACCCACCCCAAGCCCAACTCCAACAGTTACTCCTACCCCTGGGGCAACCGCTTCATTCACTGTGAATTTAATCGGGGGTGAGGTGGTTTCGGGTCTCAACTTTGGCAGTCGAGCCCAGTAA
- a CDS encoding SulP family inorganic anion transporter, with protein sequence MLSQAKEQQSDGGKFLYWRRRLSLDNWRGDLFGGLTTAIVSLPMALAFGVASGAGPVAGLYGAVCVGFFAALFGGTPTLISEPTGPMTVMMTAVIANVMARYPDQGLGLAFTVVMLGGLFQLLFGALKLGKYITLMPYSVISGFMSGIGWIMILLQIPPILGHVNRGGVIGAVQNLPEYLLNLKGPELGLGLLTIGILFFYPKPWRRVVPPQLVALLVGTLVASLFMADLDLRRIGPIPTSLPQLQWPRLPLSSFASLVLDGVVLGMLGCIDTLLTAVIADNLTRTRHDSDQELIGQGIANIVSGLLGGLPGAGATMGTVVNIQSGGRTPLSGMTRAGILLMVVLFAAPLTQGIPMAVLAGIALKVGVDILDWSFLKRAHRLSLKGAAIMYGVMFMTVFVDLIAAVGVGVFVANLLTIQRLSEIHSEEVKAITDADDAVELTPQEKTLLRQAQGQVLLFYLSGPMIFGVSQAISRQHQAVASCQALVLDLSDVPMLGVSATLSLENAIRDALDQRKQVWIVGAKGRIRQRLENLHLPISAERFVDSRELALAEAVTQLGLQLQPSPLV encoded by the coding sequence ATGTTGAGCCAAGCGAAAGAACAACAGTCTGATGGCGGGAAATTTTTGTATTGGCGTCGGCGTCTGAGCTTGGACAACTGGCGCGGGGATCTCTTTGGCGGGCTGACAACCGCAATTGTCTCGCTGCCGATGGCTCTGGCCTTCGGGGTAGCATCTGGGGCGGGGCCGGTGGCGGGGCTGTATGGGGCAGTGTGTGTTGGCTTTTTTGCGGCCCTGTTTGGCGGCACCCCCACCCTAATCTCGGAGCCCACCGGGCCGATGACGGTGATGATGACGGCGGTGATCGCCAATGTGATGGCTCGCTATCCGGATCAGGGGTTAGGGCTGGCCTTCACGGTGGTGATGCTGGGGGGGCTGTTTCAACTGTTGTTTGGGGCTCTAAAGCTGGGGAAATACATCACCCTCATGCCCTACAGCGTTATCTCCGGCTTCATGTCGGGGATCGGCTGGATCATGATTTTGTTGCAGATCCCGCCCATTTTGGGCCATGTCAATCGGGGAGGGGTGATCGGGGCGGTGCAGAACCTGCCGGAGTATCTGCTCAACCTCAAGGGGCCGGAACTGGGGTTGGGGCTACTGACGATCGGGATCCTCTTTTTTTACCCCAAGCCTTGGCGACGAGTCGTGCCGCCGCAGTTGGTGGCCCTGTTGGTGGGAACCCTAGTTGCCAGCCTGTTCATGGCCGATCTGGATTTGCGCCGGATTGGCCCCATTCCCACCAGTTTGCCGCAGTTGCAATGGCCGCGGTTGCCCCTATCTTCTTTTGCCAGCTTGGTTCTAGATGGGGTAGTGCTGGGGATGCTGGGCTGCATCGACACCTTGCTGACGGCAGTGATTGCCGATAACCTGACCCGCACCCGCCACGACTCGGATCAAGAGCTGATTGGGCAAGGGATCGCCAATATCGTCTCCGGTTTGCTGGGGGGGTTGCCGGGAGCTGGAGCAACCATGGGTACGGTGGTGAATATCCAGTCTGGCGGACGTACCCCTTTGTCTGGTATGACCCGAGCCGGGATCCTGTTGATGGTGGTGTTGTTTGCGGCTCCCCTCACCCAAGGGATCCCGATGGCGGTGTTGGCGGGGATTGCCCTCAAGGTGGGGGTGGATATTCTCGATTGGAGCTTCCTGAAGCGGGCCCATCGGCTTTCCCTCAAGGGGGCGGCGATCATGTACGGGGTGATGTTCATGACGGTGTTCGTGGACTTGATCGCAGCGGTGGGTGTAGGGGTATTTGTAGCCAATTTGCTCACCATTCAACGCCTGAGCGAAATCCACTCGGAAGAGGTGAAGGCTATTACCGATGCGGATGATGCGGTTGAGCTCACTCCGCAGGAGAAAACGTTGCTGCGGCAGGCCCAGGGTCAGGTGCTGCTCTTTTACCTGAGTGGGCCGATGATCTTCGGGGTTTCACAAGCCATTTCCCGGCAACATCAAGCGGTCGCCTCCTGTCAGGCCTTGGTGCTGGATTTGTCGGATGTGCCGATGCTGGGTGTATCAGCAACGCTATCGTTGGAAAATGCCATCCGAGATGCCCTGGATCAGCGTAAGCAGGTGTGGATCGTCGGAGCCAAGGGACGAATCCGGCAGCGTTTGGAAAACTTGCACCTGCCCATTTCGGCAGAGCGGTTTGTGGACAGCCGTGAGTTGGCTCTCGCGGAGGCGGTCACGCAGTTGGGGTTACAGCTGCAGCCTAGTCCATTGGTTTGA
- a CDS encoding ParA family protein, translating to MNIAVLGFKGGVGKTTTAVHLALYLQQEKGAPESGTPQMTLLIDADRNRSASRWAERGSHFPIKVLAGDSTTPTPTGFHHTVIDTPARPTPEQLRALAQRCDLLVLPCSPDALALDALMLTTDALQRLGAKHYRVLLTLIPPWPNRDGAEARSFLKQAGIPLYQNSIRRTVAFQRAALEGVCINEIPEARAKQAWSDYVAVGGEILS from the coding sequence ATGAATATTGCGGTCTTAGGATTTAAAGGGGGTGTGGGCAAAACCACCACGGCGGTGCATTTGGCCCTCTACCTCCAGCAGGAAAAAGGTGCGCCAGAGTCCGGCACGCCACAAATGACGTTGCTGATCGATGCGGATCGGAATCGCTCGGCCTCTCGCTGGGCGGAACGGGGATCCCACTTTCCCATCAAAGTGCTGGCTGGGGACTCCACCACACCGACACCCACGGGTTTCCACCATACGGTGATCGATACCCCAGCCCGCCCTACCCCCGAACAGTTGCGCGCCCTGGCCCAGCGATGTGACCTGTTGGTCTTGCCCTGTTCCCCCGATGCCTTGGCCTTGGATGCCCTGATGCTGACCACCGATGCGCTCCAGCGCTTAGGGGCAAAGCACTACCGGGTTTTGCTCACCCTGATTCCTCCCTGGCCCAACCGGGATGGGGCCGAGGCCCGCAGTTTTTTGAAACAGGCTGGGATCCCCCTCTACCAAAATTCCATCCGCCGCACGGTGGCCTTTCAACGGGCTGCCCTCGAGGGGGTTTGTATTAACGAGATCCCAGAAGCTAGAGCTAAGCAAGCCTGGTCAGATTATGTCGCTGTGGGTGGGGAGATCCTGTCATGA
- the rpsU gene encoding 30S ribosomal protein S21 — protein sequence MTQVTIGENEGIESALRRFKRQVSKAGILRDLRNHRHFETNLEKRKRKAVAVRRNRRKTMA from the coding sequence ATGACCCAGGTGACGATTGGCGAAAACGAAGGTATCGAGTCTGCACTACGCCGATTCAAGCGTCAGGTTTCTAAGGCAGGCATCTTACGGGATCTGCGCAACCATCGGCATTTTGAAACCAACTTGGAAAAACGCAAGCGCAAAGCGGTGGCTGTCCGACGGAACCGCCGCAAAACTATGGCTTAA
- a CDS encoding mechanosensitive ion channel family protein, producing MISLQDIFGVELLGNPLWNYLLVLFIFAAGVFVIRTLLRGLVLQTLAGWLSKLNGIPLDTPVRLVERYLIPLLYLGLVYVCLSSLNLATVLRQTLDILATIIATYFGINLLSASVEYGLRIYLTSKKGDATTEQSLLLLSPMIRVVFSLIGVLFLLDNLGFDVAALVASLGIGGIAIALAAQGVLQDLFSYFSILMDRPFEIGDFVILGDFMGSVEYIGIKTTRLRSLSGEQIIIANTDMTGSRIRNYKRMQRRRVVFGFSVAYKTPSEKLQEIPQLVKQIIDAEANAQFDRAHFAAYGDFSLNYEVVYYVLSPDFNLYMDVQERINLALKQAFQERGIEFAYPTQLLYLNLQQQAALPNAT from the coding sequence ATGATCTCCTTGCAGGATATTTTCGGGGTTGAGCTGCTGGGCAACCCCTTGTGGAACTACCTCCTGGTCTTGTTCATCTTTGCGGCCGGGGTCTTTGTCATTCGTACGCTATTGCGGGGCTTGGTTTTGCAAACCTTGGCGGGCTGGCTCTCCAAGTTAAACGGGATCCCGCTCGATACCCCCGTTCGTTTGGTGGAGCGCTACTTGATCCCGCTGCTCTATCTGGGCTTGGTTTACGTCTGTTTGAGCAGCCTGAACTTGGCCACCGTCCTGCGCCAGACCCTGGATATTCTGGCCACCATCATTGCTACCTATTTTGGTATTAACCTCCTGAGTGCCAGCGTCGAATATGGCCTGCGCATTTACCTAACTAGCAAAAAAGGCGATGCCACCACCGAGCAAAGTCTGTTGTTGCTCTCCCCGATGATTCGAGTGGTGTTTAGCCTGATCGGGGTGTTGTTTTTGCTGGACAACCTGGGTTTTGATGTGGCGGCACTGGTGGCCAGCTTAGGCATTGGGGGCATAGCCATTGCCTTGGCAGCCCAAGGGGTTTTGCAGGATCTGTTCAGCTACTTCTCAATTTTGATGGATCGGCCCTTCGAGATCGGCGACTTTGTCATTTTAGGCGACTTTATGGGATCTGTCGAATACATCGGCATCAAAACCACCCGCCTACGCAGCCTCAGTGGTGAACAGATCATTATAGCCAATACCGACATGACGGGATCCCGAATTCGCAACTACAAACGCATGCAACGACGACGAGTGGTGTTTGGCTTTAGCGTCGCCTATAAAACTCCCTCCGAAAAGCTGCAGGAGATCCCGCAACTGGTGAAACAGATCATCGATGCCGAGGCCAACGCCCAGTTTGATCGCGCCCACTTTGCCGCCTACGGAGATTTCAGCCTTAACTACGAGGTGGTCTACTATGTGCTCAGCCCCGACTTTAACCTCTATATGGATGTGCAGGAACGCATCAACCTCGCCCTGAAGCAAGCCTTCCAGGAACGGGGCATTGAATTTGCTTACCCAACTCAGTTACTTTACTTGAATCTCCAGCAGCAGGCTGCTCTCCCCAACGCTACTTAA